Proteins encoded within one genomic window of Setaria italica strain Yugu1 chromosome IV, Setaria_italica_v2.0, whole genome shotgun sequence:
- the LOC101782542 gene encoding GDSL esterase/lipase At5g37690: MAALANVVAIAILALATGAGAVSKPAVAGRTTMTKSPPVIYIFGDSMSDVGNNNYLLLSLAKCNYPWYGIDYKTGYPTGRFTNGRTIGDIMAAKFGAPPPVPFLSLYMTDDEVLGGVNFASGGAGLLNETGIYFVQYLSFDNQISSFEQIKNAMIAKIGKKAAEETVNGAIFQIGLGSNDYVNNFLRPFMADGIVYTHDEFIGLLMETMDRQLTRLYDLGARHIWFSGLAPLGCIPSQRVLSDDGECLDDVNAYALQFNAAAKDLLQELNAKLPGARMSLSDCYSIVMELIDRPQKYGFKTSHTSCCDVDTTVGGLCLPTATLCDDRRDFVFWDAYHTSDAANQIIADRLFAEMVGSGAVVPGNATSPPRVVSAPTPTPTHVAPPRKP, from the exons ATGGCTGCTCTCGCCAACGTGGTCGCCATTGCCATCCTCGCTCTGGCGACAGGCGCCGGCGCAGTTTCGAAGCCGGCGGTTGcggggaggacgacgatgacCAAGAGTCCACCGGTGATCTACATTTTCGGGGACTCGATGTCGGACGTCGGGAACAACAACTACCTCCTCCTGTCCCTCGCCAAGTGCAACTACCCCTGGTACGGCATCGACTACAAGACCGGCTACCCCACTGGGAGGTTCACCAATGGCCGGACCATCGGAGACATCATGG CTGCCAAGTTTGGCGCCCCGCCCCCGGTGCCGTTCCTCTCCCTGTACATGACCGACGACGAGGTCCTGGGCGGCGTCAACTTCGCGTCCGGCGGCGCGGGACTCCTCAACGAGACCGGCATTTACTTT GTTCAGTACCTGTCGTTCGACAACCAGATATCGTCCTTCGAGCAGATCAAGAACGCGATGATCGCCAAGATCGGCAAGAAGGCCGCCGAGGAGACTGTCAATGGCGCAATCTTCCAAATCGGGCTCG GGAGCAACGACTACGTCAACAACTTCCTGCGGCCGTTCATGGCGGACGGCATCGTGTACACCCACGACGAGTTCATCGGCCTGCTCATGGAGACCATGGACCGGCAGCTCACG AGGCTGTACGATCTCGGCGCGCGCCACATCTGGTTCAGCGGGCTGGCGCCGCTCGGCTGCATCCCGTCGCAGCGCGTCCTCTCCGACGACGGCGAGTGCCTCGACGACGTGAACGCGTACGCCCTCCAGTTCAACGCCGCGGCCAAGGACCTGCTCCAGGAGCTGAATGCCAAGCTTCCCGGCGCGCGCATGTCCCTCTCCGACTGCTACTCCATCGTCATGGAGCTCATCGACCGCCCCCAGAAATACG GGTTCAAGACGTCGCACACGTCGTGCTGCGACGTGGACACGACGGTGGGGGGCCTGTGCCTACCCACGGCGACCCTCTGCGACGACCGCAGGGACTTCGTGTTCTGGGACGCGTACCACACCTCCGACGCCGCCAACCAGATCATCGCCGACCGCCTCTTCGCCGAGATGGTGGGCTCCGGCGCCGTCGTGCCGGGcaacgccacctcgccgccCCGCGTCGTCagcgcgccgacgccgacgcccacCCACGTCGCGCCGCCGCGCAAGCCTTGA
- the LOC101758662 gene encoding RING-H2 finger protein ATL39, producing MNATADVWVMMIGTMLFVAVVLVTKRSWCDQPAPAPVSPEESQRASLAALEPPVAVVVVPAVVLPHFPYARGRATETLVCAICLEVLRDGEACSEVPGCRHVFHGDCVGAWARSKDSCPLCRTKIAPGSGAVAAAADDMV from the coding sequence ATGAACGCGACGGCGGATGTCTGGGTCATGATGATCGGAACTATGCTCTTCGTCGCGGTAGTGCTGGTCACCAAGCGCTCCTGGTGCGATcagccggcgccggcaccggtgTCCCCCGAGGAGAGCCAGAGGGCCTCCCTGGCGGCGCTGGAACCTCccgtggccgtggtggtggtgcccgCGGTGGTGCTGCCGCACTTCCCGTACGCGCGGGGCAGGGCGACGGAGACCCTAGTCTGCGCCATCTGCCTGGAGGTGCTCCGGGACGGCGAGGCGTGCAGTGAGGTGCCCGGGTGCCGGCACGTGTTCCACGGAGACTGCGTCGGCGCTTGGGCGAGGAGCAAAGATAGCTGCCCGCTGTGCAGGACGAAGATCGCGCCGGGATCgggcgcggtggcggccgccgccgatgaCATGGTGTAG
- the LOC101759071 gene encoding E3 ubiquitin-protein ligase RNF181, translating to MAQAGDAIFLLVEGVLIVSFFVSCICSACLRRQQRANEQGHPRAPVVAAPPPPLPRYQGDERLSAPVVLAHFPYAARARAASEPPPVCAICLDELRQGQLCSEVPACRHIFHEGCIRVWAKKKNSCPLCRARVVLPRAAYGVASADDMV from the coding sequence ATGGCGCAGGCGGGGGACGCGATCTTCTTGTTGGTTGAAGGCGTGCTCATCGTGTCCTTCTTCGTATCCTGCATCTGCAGCGCATGTTTACGGAGACAGCAGCGCGCGAACGAGCAGGGGCATCCGAGggctccggtggtggcggcgccgccgccgccgctgccgcgttACCAGGGCGACGAGCGGCTGAGTGCCCCGGTAGTGCTGGCGCACTTCCCGTACGCGGCGCGGGCCAGGGCGGCAtcggagccgccgccggtgtGCGCCATCTGCCTGGACGAGCTCCGGCAGGGCCAGCTGTGCAGCGAGGTGCCGGCGTGCCGGCACATCTTCCACGAGGGGTGTATCCGCGTGTgggcgaagaagaagaacagctGCCCGCTGTGCAGGGCCAGGGTCGTGCTGCCGCGAGCGGCGTACGGGGTAGCGTCCGCCGATGACATGGTGtag